One Zingiber officinale cultivar Zhangliang chromosome 10B, Zo_v1.1, whole genome shotgun sequence genomic window, CCAACCCTGATATCAATTTTGACAACTGTAGTTTGGGCAAATGCTCAGTACAAAAACATTAAAGTCCAACAGTTTTGAGGGGATTCAAGACAACAAAGCTTCACAATAATTCAATGATAAAAAATTAAGAAGCAGCAACACTGACCTTTGCCATAAGACCGATTCAAAGCTGCAGAGACTTCCTGTCTAACTGCACGTTGTAACTCCACTTGCATTTCCATGCAAGCTTCCAGCATTCTTTGCATATTATTCATTCCCTGTTGCATCCTAACAATTTCTGCCTTCAAGTCACTGAAAGCATCCCATTCCTGCACATAAACCATTATGTTTAGCTTGGATGCAAAAGCAATATATCAAAAAGTGATATACAAAACATTATTAATATACTCTTGATTTCACTGTTAAAATGGCATTAATAATGTCCATCCAGGAAAACAGCAAAATGTTGTATTTACCAAATAACCAGGAGAAGAAGTATTAccgataaaaaatgtaaaaatagtGGAAAGATAAGGACACAATAGATTGAAAGTATAAATGATGAAACCAACAAATGCCAGTGTTCGAACCAGCAAAAAAAGAGAGAGCAGATGATAATAATGGATTTAGAAATCAAGTACCATCATAAAGCACTAGTTTCATGGTTGTCTATGCTGACTGCAAAAATTAGATAATTTATTGTACAACTATAGAAGGAAGATGCCGCACAATTTCTGAGCGATGCATGTTTCGCCTAACCCAATTGTTCATATGAGTCCTGGAGTGCCAAAGTGGTGGTCTTGATGGCAAACGTGGCGGTGGAAACACATTAGACCTCATAGTAGCCCGAGTTTGACCATCTCTTCTCTCAGCCCCATCTTCTTCTGGTGTAATGATAGGCAATGGCCTGCCTATATCCCAATCAAATGGAGTTGTGCCTTGTCGTTGAACATAGGATTGTATTAATTGGTCTAAACTTTCACGAAATCCACTATGAAGAAGGTTAGAAACACTCCTCCTACAACAAAATAATTCAGCACAAGGATAATGAAAGTACAATAACCAATAATGATACAATACTAGGAGTGAAAATAATCGGTCATACCTACTAAGGAGTTCCCTAAGCTCCATACTGTATACACGTTCATCATCAGGAGGGATAAATCTGTTGACTCTTCTAATAGGACTAGACCTTCGATTTGTTGCAGGATCTTCCTGTTCATCCTGCCAGTTTTCGGCAGTATTAGGAGGTTCATCCTCATGCCATTCTTCATGAGCTTCATGTAGAGGACTGTCTTCTCCAATATCATACCCAGTGGTTTCCAATGGCCAATCCTGATCCATGTTTTCCTGCCAGTTTGCATTGAAATCCATATCCTCAAGGGTTCCCCTGGTTTCTTCAGGCCAATCAACTATAGTAACAACATCATTTGATTCCCAGCCAACTCTATCATGACCAGTATCTTCTTGTTGCTCAGCTACATCAGCAGGAGTTTCCTGAATATCATGAGTTTCAACATGATGATTACTCTCCAACCCAAGCATCTCTTCTCTCTCTACTGTTTGGTTAATGTTACTATCCTCACTAGATTGAGTCGCCTCCTCAGTATTGATGCTAGATAAATATGTTCCAGTACTGGCTAGAAATTGATCTGTCACAGAAAAGCTTTCATTGGCTGAAGAATAAGGCTGGCTTGTTGCTTCATCATGAACAGAATTCTCTAATTGAAAGTAAATACCCTCTCTGTTCACAAGAGACATGATATCAAAACAACATGACAATATGAGAAAGAACAATGGCATCCCACATCATGTATGTCCCAACAAAGTATTAACCTACAAAAACTCCTCATGCAACAATATAGAGTATAAAATTAATTGAGCATCTGTGAATATGAAATGCATGTAGCAGATTGTTAGGGAATCACGAATATAATGAGAAAGAATCTTCATAACCAAACGCTCTCAAGTAATACAAGGGAGAGATACAAAGGTTATACAGAGTTCATGGCTATGCAGTAATTTGGTTAATTGGAAGCGGATAAAAAAATTTAGACTACAACTTTGATCTGCTCATATTTACTCTAGTTGGAGGTGACTGAATATACAAGAAGTCATTTCCTTCTAGTTTGAACAGCATAATGGATATTATGACACGATAGAGCTCCGTTATTCAGAAAGACAAACAACATATGACTACAATAACACACCATACTCAAGTTGCAAAATAAAATACTGCCAATGCTTCTAATTTTCATTGGcacacaataataaaaaaaaaagactaagGTTTTGAAGGTAGTTAAAATTAACTACAACTATAAGAACTACACGATACAAAGTAAAATCATCAGAAGTTGATAACTATATGGTGGATAAGTATGATTCAACAAATAGATGGTGTTACCTTAGACCAGAGACATGATGATGTTGCCTCAACTGACCTAATTCTCTTTCTGCAATTGATGGTGACCTCTCTTGGTCATCTGTCATTACACCATTTCTTAAAAATCGTCCCCTCAGCAATACCTGTGAAATCAGAGAAGTTTAGATTTTAGACAGCCACATAAATGACTCCATGAATTTCCAAATAGCATCAAAAACTGTAAATATGCTCAAAGAGAGTAATTCATATCAGAGAATCTACgaataaaataagaaatgctGTGAGTATATTGATATTTAGAAGAACCAAGGCCAATTAGGTTAATGAGCACAAAAATCAACCTCATGATACCAATAATTTATGTTGAAAAAAAACCAAACTAAGGCTATGAATTAATGTCAACGCACAGAAGGTGAATAGATACCTCAACTATAGTAATTTCAATGCATGTAAGAAGCTTTCATATTTATATATGAACATTCCTACTTCCAAGTTCGTTTTCCTCATTAGTCGATCAGTTTGATTGATAACTACACCCTCAATTTGCCTCTGAATTTAAGAACAGTTTGGACTCATTGCAGATTTGCAGCATCTACACAAACATTAACTTAAGTAGTGCTTTATTAATCACAAAATTGAAGCAGAAAACAAGAACTTTatcttttaagttaaacaaacCTCTATTGCATGCAAATACCATATTAACTTAAAAAGTAATAAAACAAACCTAAGGTCCTGAATTAACAGCTTCACAAACAAAACGAAATTAAGAACTGGATAAGATGTCGCCTAAACAAAACAAAGATAATGTTAAATTATCCTATAacataaaataatttttgcaTAAGAGATTTTAGCTTTTCAATATATACCAAACAACTGGCATGCTATtaacatgaaaatttacttttatGATTTGCAAAATTTTGGCAGTTCAATAATTCTCTTATAGCAGAAACAAAGTCAGAATATTCTACTGTCATCTGACTTGGTTgcttttgtttcttttggttaattGGTTGCCCTTTTGGAATGGTTCCTGTTAAAAGTCAGCTCCTTACCCACCCAAATGATGCTATACAATTTGTAAAGAAGATGTATAACATGATCAAATTACTTGAATGCGATTGCGGTGAGCAAACCCTGAAACTGCATGATGCTCTGATAATGCCTGGAGCTCATTCTGCCTTTCCGATGCCATCCTCGTGATCAACTCAAGTCGAGCTTGTCTGCCCCGCAACCCCAGCAACTCCCTTCTCACAAGCTCAGGATGGCCATCAGTTACAGACTCATTTCTTTCCCTCTGCCTTTCCTCCCTCCGACTAGCACGGGTTTCTCTCGGTTGCTGACTCGTCATCTGCACCCACTCTCTCACCAATCTCACTCTCTCCCTTTCAAGTTCCCCTAGCCCATGCGCCCTCGGCGTCTCATTACTGCGGGCAATCCTAGATGCTGATTCTGCAATCTCACTCTCCGTCATCCAACCACGTACTATCTGTCGCACCCTCTCCCTTACCGCGTCATCAAGGTCAGGAGATTGTTCCCGACTTGATCCCCGATCATCCTCATCCACTGGACCCCGTCTAGAAGAGGAGTCTGTATGTCCGTGAGCCCACTGTGCGTATCCAGTATACTCACTCTCGCTTGCTGTAACCGAGCTGCCATCCAGCTCATTCCGGCCTTCCAAAGGAAGCCGATCACGAAGTGCAGACACTGCCGCGGTGCTCCTACGCTCCGCCCTCGCAGCAGCCGTCACGTCCTCGAGCTCCCGCCACATCTGCAGCATCGACGACGCACGAGAAACAACCGGACGTTCCACCGCGGTGACAGCCGACGGCGACCTACGGGACTCCCTGAGAAAGGAAGGATCGAGCATGGACACAGGGTGGCGACCTGCCAGCGCCATCAGCTCAGACTCGCGGTTCCGCCGCTCCATGGTGGTAATCATTTCCTCAGCCTGGCGCGCGACCCACCGGCTGAACACTCTCGAGTGTCGGCGCGCCGCGGACGAGGACTCAGCGAGGTCGTCGCCGTCAAGATCGGACCTGCGGCGCCTTCGGGCAGCGAGCTGCTCGGCCTCGATCGTatttccctcctcctcctcctcgccgcCCCCCGCCGAGCAGGAGGAGGAGAGCCCGGTGCCCATGCAACCGTCGAAGTGGCCGCGCACGAGCTCTTCGAGTCCGCACCGGAACTCCAGATCGGCCTCCCTGTGTCGGAACTCCGCCATGGCCGGAGCTGCCCTTTTCCGCGCTCGATCACGGTCGTCAATCAAGAAAGCAAAAGGGGGAAAGCGCCAGGCGATTTGAGATGCAGCTCCCGGCGACGATTTCAATCCCGCGCGGCCGTTGAATCGACGGGAGAGGCGATCAAACACCAAAAACAAACCCTAATAACACGCAATCTCCAGAGGATTAAATCGAGATCAAAAGGAAGCAACAGCAGAAATTTAGAGAAATAGAAGAAGACGGACACAAATTAAATGCGCATTCACGTGATATCGTTACTCTTTTATCACCTAACTAAACTCCTCCCTTCTCAGAAAGTAGGAAGTAGTTAACGCAAAGAAACGGGGTAGATTTTTAAGGTAATCAACGTGAACATATCAAATCATGTCGTCCACGTCATGCATCTGAAAGCGGCAGATGAACTCCACGTGGCACATAATTACATTAATTACCCTTTGCTTATATATAATGCCTTcgaaaatattatctcaaatatAGTTTATTAGGTTTTTTTATATTAATTGCCTTTTTTTCTTTAATGATTTTTTTACCtatattttttaatgaatttgtTGGTCGATCTTTTGGCTATAGTTGTCTTAATTACTGCATGGGCGAATAATTAGAGCGGAGCCACATTTGTATTGAGTCCAATTTGTAGGATTTGGCTCTAATTATTTTGATTTTAGAATTTCGATCCATGTAGGCCACAACGAGCTTCTTTTTTAACGTAAAGACACCACCGACGTGGATTATTAAAATATGGTTGTGATATATACACCAAGCtatatatcatgttttttttacttaatattataatttaattcctaaactctaaattgacataatcaaaaattttaaaaaaatcacaatatatatatatatatataggtaaaTAATATTCTGCTCGGCTCATTTTCGAGGCACATTTCTGCCACTAAGAGGACTCAGGACATCTGGAATCACTAGGACGCCTTGGATTAATAGAGGCTCCCCAGTGATATTAGGCATCCTAAGTCGTCTCAATTGTAGAAATACATTGCAAAAATGAGTcgggagtatatatatatatatatgctcctCAACTCGAAATCTATGCATGTGCTCGATTTTCACTGTAGTAGTGCTCTgtcactattttttatttttctactaTAACAGCGTCCTGTCAAAATTGTTAGATCGGGTCGCACATGagagagggggagggggaggggggtaaaacacgtggttttgaaaatttgtttctttttgaaatttaagtacaTAGCAGaaaattgagaagaaaaaaatacaagaaaatacggtcggttttacttggttcggaaccttcggcgactcctactccaagacttaggtctcgtggacctatcgatggtaatccactaaaatgtcTCTTCCAGTACCTCCGGAAATagtaatcgagtacaaagaaagttAGAACAAATGCAACACAGTGCACTTgttcttttgcaataattaattaaaaaaaaacttctattACCGACAcgtatgtgttagagtgtatactaaaagcctagcttttgatataaacatttatctagaaataagaatcacattggtcaaatgtctacatttgtgataaatgtagttgttcaattaatttatattgtagataacatggtgtgtggtgtcacacacagaggatcatgttatcagtaccttataaattataaacagtagctcacgatcaagatggaaaggaacaaaccatttgaaggtcgtagtgtaattaggtattagtttatcttaactatataattacactagtacacttagagtgtattgagtaggaccattagaggtcgtttcttttatactgactttataaagaaacaaagacctcagttattatggaagtgtgtgctcttaattctaatataataacaagcacatatatttgatatttatttctttaatttgtcaatgggtgagatttagttcgataaatcaataagcccgataagttgggaaatgatatcacttatagtgtgtgttgttgattatagaaggaaactgtgtcctagagatactaggttgagaatgtccccaagaggagctcaaaaggattgtcatgttaaaccctgcaggtggacttagtccaacatgacgatgaagttgagtggtactactcttggagctagatattaattaagtgagttgtcagtaacttacttaattagtgggcatttgttatcttaaacacagggagactaacacactcataataagaaggagcccaaaatgtaatttgggattggtgcggtagttcaataatagttctttagtggaatgaattattattgatggaattaagttgtgtgttcggggcgaacacgagaagcttaatttcatcgggagaccaaaaccaattcctcctctcggtccctatcgtagcctcttgtatatagagatttatacccaccacatacccaccttcttacccaaccaataggggccggccaagctaaaggttggccttaaggtggccgaccaatagcttggagcccaagcttaggtggccggccacatcatattaaaaaggattttttttttaaattatttcttatgtggatatcatagttttaaaagagagtttaaaaattaaatctttccttttaaagctttctacaaaagattaagaaaagatttgaaatctttccttatttgtagattgaaaggagattttatttttaagaaaactttcctttttaaccatgataataatttaaaagagagtttaaaaattaaatattctcttttattagtttctataaaagattaagaaaagatttgatatctttccttatttgtagattgaaaagagattttaattttagagataactttccttttggaaattatccacatgtttaaaagaagaattttaatttataaaatttccttttattaaccaatcatgaaggataaaattattggagaaatttttataaatttctagaaacaaattaggaagttttaattcttgtgtgaattaaattttccttgttttggggaattagaagtggccggccattattattaaaagaagaaaattgttttttaattaaaataatttttcttttttatgacaaaagaattaaggaattttttattaaaatttccttatttgtcaagaccaaggattataaaagagggggtagaggtgccttcacgggtgatcaactctattatttttcctctctctttttcttccttggtgtggccggccatcctttcctcctttcttctctttgatggccgaacctcatccttcttgtggagactcatatggtggccggatcaagtttagagaagaagaagaagaaggagagaaagaaagctttgtttcgagcatcccttggagcatggtggtggtggccgaacctcttcatcctagaagaagttttgatggccgaaacttgcaaggaagaagaaggtgcttggtggttctcatctcggaagatcgttgtccacacaacgtccgaggttagaagaggaatatggtagaagatcaagaggtttttctaaaaggtataactagtaatttttctttccgcatcatactagttatttttggaaataatactaaatacaagaggcatacgattctagagtttcgaatttgttttcgatatagtgttcttttttttttccttgtgatttgattgttcttttcggttaacctaaagttattttaggaaattaaatattagctttctataaaaggttttgtctagtcggtggtggttgctcccatatccaagaaggccatgtgcctcgtcacgtcagtactgggaaccgattatggaaattaatatttaatggaattaataacttaaggtgacttgggtcgaacgtgttaagttccgcaggagatccaagtcaaaacctaaaagaacaaatagattaagttttggatcaaacgtgttaagttccgcaggcgatccaaaatttaatttaaaagaacacatggtagctaggaaaaggttcagacctttgtacaaaatttttgtacagtggaacctctaggctttccgagtagcaaccaacaattggtatcagagctagggttttgcctctgtgtatttggtattagtttaattatgcacatgtcatacataatttaggcaggataatagtaggatgtgctaactttatggatgcaggatccaactattatggcttatagttttatgtgtgtgattggacccttggacatgtcaagggcatttatatgtgtgtgcatgattgtattataaaatacaggactgtatttagttttattaggattttattttgatctagatacatgtacattccttttatggaatataggatcaaaattgtaaattctatttatgtcatggatcgaatcttgcaaagcgtggaaccttctaaggaccagaggcgcagcggaacaaggagcaagatggatgccggtggcggtggccaaatatggcagcagattgggatgacaacacacggaggacaactagagataaaagccataatagttgaaaattagattttctatttattgcttttatattgtgtgtgcatgttagtttacaagtttagtaggctagcatagttaaaattcctcattaataaataactaagtgggagagggatttttaagtaaatcccatggtctccattactggtttgtaagtgatgcaaacaagcttgcgcgttggctctgagtgtcttcctccataacggatgagctagtttgcagatcactagaacaaactttcatttttggatgactataggaagttaattaagagcgtgtgatcttccccaacggaaggggcataatcttattaatagacttagtgtcaagtaatggtatacacttagacacatctaatagtatcctccccatcggagtcactgttattatttgtgtgaccaaatgaaacaaactattaatttgtcataaaactaggttgacaagataataaaattaaagggttaaaacccctcttacaaatgattgattttgtatacgtccacactaacgtggcatacaaaattaacggtgtttgagataattttatttgtcataaagttacgttgacaagatagttaatgggtaaaatcctcctcttacaaatgttgattttgtatacgtccacactaacgtggcatgcaaaattcacggtgttttgaggtgctggtagatttaaatagtattattagaggaatcaatattattttaaatttagaagtcttgaccaaatatttgattaaagatagaccaactattaattttattcgtcataaagtaaggttgacgagataataaaattaaatgataaaatttcctctttgaatttgtatacgtccacactaacgtggcatacaaaattcatgggatttttaaggagttggtcttaaccaaatatttttgtgattcttaggatgatggtcaatccctagttgatatactttaggatagacttagtggtcccaattataattgattggaaataggatttggacattaaggtagactgtcctcttagaactaagaacaatataggtgtattttattcattagttgaaacatgtttagtggtgttatctaccagaacctggagtgtagatacagatgccattaatcatgtccgacaactaaatgaaaataaaaacaccgtgtATATGGGCACTTctgtaaaaatggtagttgttgcagtgggagatgtttatcttttgataaaaataaaacatggatttttgagtaattgtctttacgcaccaagtttagaaagaactagttttcagtttctaaactattcaaagaacatgatattctgccttttttaataacaaagttgttattaagaaaaagagggaagttatctgttctggtacgttggttagcaatttataaatctaataactctcacgatgcaacaaatggaaattggtaacacatcttctaactttaagagaaagtaaccttcggaaatgaaccaattatatctttggcatctaaggctaggttatattaacttgagtatgattcattggtagctgatgaacttttggattcattagtagtggaaatctttccaacctgcgagtcttacttggaaggaaaaataaccaagaagctttcaagtctaaggggtatggagtcaaagatatgttgaaattggttcattcttatttgtgtgatcctatgactatccaagcaagaggttgtttcaaatattttgtctattttatagacaactatttgatatacagatacatttacttgatgtgccagaagtctaagtgctttgattagttcaaagagtatgagactgatgtggagaaatgtcaaggtaaaagtatcaagacactacggtgagatcgtagtggcaagtacctcttgggagaatttaggagtcacttatcagaagtagggattcaatcccaactaactacacctaggtatatcccaacagaatggtgtagaaaaaggaaggtataggactcttatggaaataagtagattgatgatgagttatttagaaaattaccaaattcattttaaggatatactctggaaacggaagtgaacatagtacattccaaagtcagaactctctactcatatagaattgttgaataggtgtaagcctattttgaagcatattcggattcgggtagtccagcacatatgctgaagagagacaatgataagttggacaggaattcacttgtttgtgggttatcctagagaaatgaaagtaggtttatagtcttaaaaatcagaaagttattgttagcatcaatgaccgatttttagaaaaggactatgtaataaacctcatgcccataagtaaatttgttcttaaggaaataataaaggacatgtctaatctagtaccaactgtacaagatgaaatatcacaagaaactgcaacacgtatcacaaatgatacacaattgcagaaagtgcctcattgtagtgggagggttgttaggcaacctaaaaagatttatgttttgggagagtttttggactcgatccctggaggacatgaacctgatctccggacatatgacgaagcactccaagataaagatgcaatatcttggcaaagagtaatgaataacagaattagaatatatgtattctaataaaatctggaagcttatagaaccaccaaatggtataaaagcctttgggtgtaaaaaggtctatattaggaaaagagggatagacaggaaggtagaaactttcaaagcaaggctagatgaaaaatgaaaacttttcactggtagtcatgcttaagtctatccggattcttttatctatttggcaagtggatgtcaagacagcattccttaatggaagtcttgaagaaaacatccatataaagcaaccagaagggttcattgcaaagggctaagagcatcttgtgtgcaagctcaatcagtctatggactgaggcaaagcttcaaggtcttggaacatccggtttatcaaagtaatccagatctatggatttagtaatcggataagtcttgtgtatacaaaagatgtgatggaaacgtggtggtatttcttgtactatacttagataacatttttggtagttggaaacaatatcaaaatgttgtcagaagtaagggtatggttgtccaaacaattcgatataaaggacttgggagaatgtatatattcttgagatcaaagtaataagggatcgcaagaaaagaatattttacttatcccaagcttcatacatcggaaaaatccttgctcgttttaagcatacaaaactccaagaaaggtttcttaccttttcaggatggagtaactttatctaaagatatgtctctgtagacatcaaaggagataaaggaaataaaggcagttctttatgctacggctgttggaagcctaatgtatgctatgcacgagatcagaaatctgttttgccaagggcatagttagcagatatcaaagtaagcctggacaaggacagtggactgcagtaaagcatatattgtagtaccttagaggcactagagattatatgctagcttacaaggcagttaatttagtccttgtgggttgcatggattttgacttccaatcggatagggacaataataagtcaacctcggggttttgtgtttactttaggaggtaaagtcataactatggaagagtgataagcataggtgtttttctgaactccaccatagaagcttagtatatggcaagcctctgaggtagccataaaagctgaatgactcaataacctcaagatagacttagatatgatttctggtttgtccaaaaattattacaatttattgtaataatgttggtgcagtagcaaactcgaagaaaccataagtctataaggcaagtaaacataataaagcgtaagtaccacccaatacgaggaatcgtataaacgaggagaagttgttgccgcctagattgcatcaggtgatgacctatagatcctttcactaaggtccttaaggcaagagcttttgatgggcatgttgaagggatgggaatcagatgtatgacagcagatatggcagcttagtcttttagtataagtaggagattgttagagtgtatactaaaagcctagcttttgatataaacatttatctagaaataagaatcacattggtcaaatgtctacatttgtgataaatgtagttgttcaattaatttatattatagataacatggtgtgtggtgtcacacacagaggatcatgttatcagtaccttataaattataaacagtagctcacgaccaagatggaaaggaacaaaccatttgaaggtcgtagtgtaattaggtattagtttatcttaactatataattacactagtacacttagagtgtattgagtaggaccattagaggtcgtttcttttatactgactttataaagaaacaaaga contains:
- the LOC122029430 gene encoding uncharacterized protein LOC122029430 encodes the protein MAEFRHREADLEFRCGLEELVRGHFDGCMGTGLSSSCSAGGGEEEEEGNTIEAEQLAARRRRRSDLDGDDLAESSSAARRHSRVFSRWVARQAEEMITTMERRNRESELMALAGRHPVSMLDPSFLRESRRSPSAVTAVERPVVSRASSMLQMWRELEDVTAAARAERRSTAAVSALRDRLPLEGRNELDGSSVTASESEYTGYAQWAHGHTDSSSRRGPVDEDDRGSSREQSPDLDDAVRERVRQIVRGWMTESEIAESASRIARSNETPRAHGLGELERERVRLVREWVQMTSQQPRETRASRREERQRERNESVTDGHPELVRRELLGLRGRQARLELITRMASERQNELQALSEHHAVSGFAHRNRIQVLLRGRFLRNGVMTDDQERSPSIAERELGQLRQHHHVSGLREGIYFQLENSVHDEATSQPYSSANESFSVTDQFLASTGTYLSSINTEEATQSSEDSNINQTVEREEMLGLESNHHVETHDIQETPADVAEQQEDTGHDRVGWESNDVVTIVDWPEETRGTLEDMDFNANWQENMDQDWPLETTGYDIGEDSPLHEAHEEWHEDEPPNTAENWQDEQEDPATNRRSSPIRRVNRFIPPDDERVYSMELRELLSRRSVSNLLHSGFRESLDQLIQSYVQRQGTTPFDWDIGRPLPIITPEEDGAERRDGQTRATMRSNVFPPPRLPSRPPLWHSRTHMNNWVRRNMHRSEIEWDAFSDLKAEIVRMQQGMNNMQRMLEACMEMQVELQRAVRQEVSAALNRSYGKGCSEEALIDGFKWNQVGKGICCVCCNNHIDSLLYRCGHMCTCSMCAHELVKAGSKCPLCRAPIVEVIRAYSIN